Proteins encoded in a region of the Gallalistipes aquisgranensis genome:
- a CDS encoding acyl-CoA thioesterase, giving the protein MITRDIQIRVRYKETDAMGFVHHSNYVNYYEVARTEMLREFGTSYKELEDEGVMLPVMEVSMKYLRPAHYDDLLTVRITLSQLPTVRMVFDHEVYNQNGELLNTGRVVLAFMNSVTRHACRAPRWFIDLLASHI; this is encoded by the coding sequence ATGATAACACGTGATATTCAGATTCGGGTACGGTATAAGGAGACCGATGCGATGGGATTCGTTCACCATTCCAACTACGTGAATTACTACGAAGTGGCGCGTACGGAAATGTTGCGTGAATTCGGAACGTCTTACAAGGAGCTGGAGGACGAGGGTGTGATGCTGCCCGTCATGGAAGTGTCCATGAAATATCTCCGTCCGGCTCATTACGACGACCTGCTGACCGTGCGGATCACGCTCTCCCAGCTTCCGACGGTCAGAATGGTGTTCGACCATGAGGTGTATAACCAGAACGGGGAGTTGCTCAATACGGGACGGGTAGTGCTTGCGTTCATGAACAGCGTGACCCGGCATGCCTGCAGGGCACCGAGATGGTTCATCGATTTGCTCGCCAGTCATATCTGA
- the trxA gene encoding thioredoxin has protein sequence MALSITKDNLNDILASDKPVVIDFWAEWCGPCRMVAPLVDELAAEYEGRVVIGKCDVDENDAVATRYSIRNIPTLLFIKGGEVVDKQVGACSKDVLEAKIKNLL, from the coding sequence ATGGCACTCAGCATTACGAAAGACAATTTGAACGACATTCTTGCTTCCGACAAACCCGTGGTGATCGACTTCTGGGCCGAATGGTGCGGTCCCTGCCGCATGGTGGCCCCTTTGGTGGATGAACTGGCCGCCGAGTACGAAGGACGTGTGGTGATCGGCAAATGCGATGTGGACGAAAACGACGCCGTCGCCACTCGATATTCCATCCGCAATATCCCCACCCTGCTCTTCATCAAGGGAGGCGAAGTGGTGGACAAGCAGGTCGGCGCCTGTTCGAAAGACGTTCTGGAAGCAAAAATCAAAAATCTGCTCTAA
- a CDS encoding aldose 1-epimerase, whose product MIRKIEWNGFAAVKMETAVYEALLLPEMGANLVRLYNKVKNVDFVRTPKPEEVEHFKAHPQVYGLPLLLPPNRIEDGTYTYNGHTYHYPITIPDQHNHHHGYIKSQPFTVTRCEEHDGKIFVEAVFFSNLFNDGVFFCFPHNFECRMAFRLTDEGLEHTVTFVNLDDMEMPLGMGYHTPINVPFIPGGNKDDYRLRMSVGKKWILSERLLPTGELVPLEEDEDVWRLRTPEGMKPVGKTLEVHMTAEPIEVDGKPYHGAVMTDTKSGLRLFYEVDDQIKHWTFWNNRGGVDWACPEPMSWAINAPNLKLPKEVTGFTAVPPKGSWSTTCKMYVK is encoded by the coding sequence ATGATCCGGAAAATCGAATGGAACGGCTTTGCCGCCGTCAAAATGGAAACGGCCGTTTATGAAGCACTGTTGCTTCCCGAAATGGGAGCCAATCTGGTGCGGTTGTATAACAAGGTCAAAAACGTCGATTTCGTACGCACGCCCAAGCCGGAAGAGGTCGAACATTTCAAGGCCCATCCCCAGGTCTACGGTCTGCCCCTGCTGCTGCCGCCCAATCGGATCGAGGACGGCACCTACACTTATAACGGGCATACCTACCACTATCCCATCACAATCCCCGACCAGCACAACCACCATCACGGCTATATCAAGAGCCAGCCTTTCACAGTGACCCGGTGCGAAGAACATGACGGAAAGATCTTCGTGGAAGCGGTATTTTTCTCGAATCTTTTCAATGACGGGGTTTTCTTCTGTTTCCCGCATAATTTCGAATGCCGCATGGCTTTCCGGCTCACGGACGAAGGGCTGGAGCACACGGTCACTTTCGTCAATCTCGACGATATGGAAATGCCGTTGGGCATGGGATACCATACTCCCATCAATGTGCCGTTCATCCCGGGCGGGAACAAAGACGATTACCGGCTGAGGATGTCGGTCGGCAAAAAATGGATTCTGTCCGAACGCCTGCTGCCGACGGGAGAGCTGGTTCCCCTGGAAGAGGACGAGGATGTGTGGCGTTTGCGTACGCCCGAAGGCATGAAACCTGTGGGCAAAACCCTCGAAGTCCACATGACGGCCGAGCCGATCGAAGTCGACGGGAAACCTTACCACGGGGCCGTCATGACCGACACGAAAAGCGGTCTGCGCCTCTTCTATGAAGTGGACGACCAGATCAAGCACTGGACATTCTGGAATAACCGGGGCGGTGTGGACTGGGCCTGCCCCGAACCGATGAGTTGGGCGATCAACGCCCCTAACCTGAAACTGCCGAAAGAGGTAACGGGTTTCACGGCCGTTCCGCCGAAAGGATCATGGTCTACTACCTGCAAAATGTATGTCAAATAA
- the htpG gene encoding molecular chaperone HtpG, protein MQNGKIGVTTENIFPIIKKFLYSDHEIFLRELVSNAVDATQKLKTLFSMGDFKGDLGDLTIHVSLDKEKKTLTISDRGIGMTAEEVEKYINQIAFSGAEEFMAKYKDQSIIGHFGLGFYSAFMVADKVEVRTRSYKDGSETVLWSCEGTPEYSLQTLEEEDKQRGRGTDIVLYLSEENAEFADDGRIRTMLRKYCRFLPVPIAFGKVKEWKDGKYVETEKDDIINDTDPLWVRKPGDITPEQYVQFYHELYPTAEDPLFYIHLNIDYPFNLTGILYFPKIRNNFEIQKNKIQLYSNQVYVTDSVEGIVPEFLTLLHGVIDSPDIPLNVSRSYLQSDSNVKKISSYITRKVADRLQEIFNTQRTEFESKWDDLKIFIQYGVVTDEKFAEKAADFILLKNTEGKYFTLKEYNELVKENQTDKNGTVVYLYTNDKVGKHSFVEAARSKGYDVLVMDGQLDGHFINWFEHKNEGTRFTRVDADVIEKLIQKESNLTMTLSTDQQELLRPVFESQLPSDDKVHYTITFEAMEAGEPPVVITQNEYMRRMKDMAAMGGDGMSQFYGQMPDNFTIAVNGNHPLVIDILGEVEKEYGDKLKSITKKIDAAQKEQARISESVKEKKESDMSEEEKKSLQEADQKVDALRGERNDRLKEIGSRNNLVKQLIDLALLSNGMLKGENLTSFIRRSVELIGK, encoded by the coding sequence ATGCAAAACGGTAAAATCGGCGTAACAACGGAGAACATCTTCCCGATCATCAAAAAATTCCTTTACTCGGACCATGAAATTTTCCTGCGGGAACTGGTCTCCAATGCGGTGGATGCGACCCAGAAATTGAAAACCCTCTTTTCGATGGGGGATTTCAAAGGGGATTTGGGCGACCTCACGATCCATGTTTCGCTCGACAAGGAGAAAAAGACCCTGACTATTTCCGACCGGGGTATCGGCATGACAGCCGAAGAGGTGGAGAAGTACATCAATCAGATCGCGTTTTCCGGTGCCGAGGAGTTCATGGCCAAATACAAGGACCAAAGCATTATCGGACATTTCGGCCTCGGTTTCTATTCGGCGTTCATGGTGGCCGACAAGGTGGAAGTGCGTACACGTTCCTATAAGGATGGTTCCGAAACGGTCCTTTGGAGTTGCGAGGGTACTCCCGAATATTCGCTTCAGACACTGGAGGAAGAGGACAAGCAACGGGGCAGGGGAACCGACATCGTTCTCTATCTGTCGGAAGAGAATGCCGAATTCGCAGACGACGGACGTATCCGTACCATGCTGCGCAAATATTGCCGGTTCTTGCCCGTCCCGATCGCTTTCGGCAAGGTGAAGGAGTGGAAAGACGGCAAGTATGTGGAGACGGAGAAGGACGATATCATCAACGACACCGATCCTCTCTGGGTGCGCAAGCCGGGTGACATTACTCCCGAACAGTATGTGCAGTTTTACCATGAACTCTATCCTACGGCGGAGGACCCTCTATTCTACATTCATCTGAATATCGACTATCCGTTCAACCTGACCGGTATTCTTTATTTTCCGAAAATCAGGAACAACTTCGAAATTCAGAAAAATAAGATACAGTTGTACAGCAATCAGGTGTATGTGACCGATTCCGTGGAAGGAATCGTCCCCGAGTTTCTGACATTGCTGCATGGTGTGATCGACTCTCCAGACATTCCGCTGAACGTATCGAGAAGCTATCTTCAGAGCGACAGCAATGTGAAAAAGATTTCGAGCTACATCACCCGGAAAGTGGCGGATCGTCTGCAGGAAATTTTCAACACCCAACGGACCGAGTTCGAGAGCAAATGGGACGACCTGAAGATCTTTATCCAATACGGGGTGGTGACCGACGAGAAATTCGCGGAAAAGGCCGCCGACTTTATCCTGCTGAAAAACACGGAAGGAAAGTATTTCACGTTGAAAGAATACAACGAACTGGTGAAGGAGAACCAGACCGACAAAAACGGTACGGTCGTCTATCTCTATACCAATGACAAGGTAGGCAAACACAGTTTCGTGGAGGCGGCACGGAGCAAGGGATACGATGTTTTGGTCATGGACGGTCAGTTGGACGGACATTTCATCAATTGGTTCGAGCACAAGAACGAGGGTACCCGTTTTACGCGGGTAGATGCCGATGTCATTGAAAAGTTGATTCAGAAAGAGAGCAATTTGACAATGACTTTGAGCACGGACCAGCAGGAGCTGCTGCGTCCTGTATTCGAATCTCAGTTGCCTTCCGACGACAAGGTGCATTATACGATCACGTTCGAAGCCATGGAGGCCGGGGAACCGCCTGTGGTTATCACCCAGAACGAGTACATGCGCCGGATGAAGGATATGGCTGCGATGGGAGGCGACGGTATGAGCCAGTTCTACGGACAGATGCCGGACAATTTTACGATTGCGGTCAACGGCAACCATCCGTTGGTAATCGACATTTTAGGTGAGGTGGAAAAAGAGTACGGAGACAAACTCAAGTCCATCACAAAGAAGATTGATGCCGCTCAGAAAGAGCAGGCGCGTATCAGCGAATCTGTCAAGGAAAAGAAAGAGAGCGACATGAGCGAAGAGGAGAAGAAGTCGTTGCAGGAGGCCGATCAGAAGGTGGATGCACTGCGCGGAGAGCGCAACGACAGGCTGAAAGAGATCGGTTCCCGGAACAATCTGGTAAAACAGTTGATAGACCTGGCTCTGCTTTCGAACGGCATGCTGAAAGGAGAGAACCTGACCAGTTTCATTCGCCGGAGCGTAGAGTTGATCGGCAAATAA
- the guaB gene encoding IMP dehydrogenase: MSFLTDKIQAEGLTFDDVLLIPAYSEVLPRTVDISSRFSRNIVLNTPIVSAAMDTVTEAEMAIALAREGGIGVIHKNMSIEAQAAHVRKVKRAENGMIYDPITIGKENTVGDALQLMKENKIGGIPVITEDKTLIGIVTNRDLRFQRDMSRPIAEVMTCEGLITTHNPDLQTASDILLQNKIEKLPVIDDKGKLVGLLTYKDITKVRANPNACKDSKGRLRVAAGVGVTKDTMDRVAALYEAHVDAIVIDSAHGHTKGIVEVLKKVKATYPDLDVVAGNIATGEGAKFLVDAGADGVKVGIGPGSICTTRVIAGIGVPQLSAIYDAAKAIKGSGATVIADGGLRYSGDVVKALAAGGDSVMAGSLFAGVEESPGETIIYNGRKFKSYRGMGSLEAMQCGSKDRYFQDMEADIKKLVPEGIAARVPYKGTLKEVVYQLVGGLRAGMGYCGAPDIATLKEARFIRITNSGMQESHPHDVAITREAPNYSRGE; the protein is encoded by the coding sequence ATGTCTTTTCTTACCGACAAAATCCAAGCGGAAGGGCTGACGTTCGACGATGTCCTTCTGATTCCTGCCTATTCGGAAGTTCTGCCGCGTACGGTGGATATTTCGTCCCGCTTTTCCCGCAATATCGTACTGAACACTCCGATCGTGTCGGCTGCCATGGATACGGTGACGGAGGCGGAAATGGCGATCGCGCTGGCCCGCGAGGGCGGTATCGGCGTAATTCATAAGAATATGTCGATTGAAGCTCAGGCAGCCCATGTGCGTAAGGTGAAACGAGCCGAAAACGGAATGATCTACGATCCGATCACGATCGGCAAGGAAAACACGGTGGGAGATGCCCTGCAGTTGATGAAGGAGAACAAGATCGGCGGTATCCCGGTTATTACGGAGGACAAGACGCTGATCGGTATCGTGACCAACCGGGACTTGCGTTTTCAGCGCGACATGTCGCGTCCGATCGCCGAAGTGATGACCTGCGAAGGGCTGATTACGACGCACAATCCCGATCTGCAGACGGCATCGGACATCCTGTTGCAGAACAAGATCGAAAAACTGCCCGTGATTGACGATAAGGGCAAGCTCGTGGGGCTTCTGACCTATAAGGACATTACGAAAGTCCGGGCCAATCCGAATGCCTGCAAGGACAGCAAGGGACGTCTGCGGGTGGCGGCTGGAGTGGGTGTCACTAAGGATACGATGGATCGCGTGGCTGCCTTGTACGAGGCGCATGTGGACGCTATTGTAATAGACTCGGCCCACGGACACACCAAAGGAATTGTCGAAGTGCTGAAAAAGGTGAAGGCTACCTATCCGGATCTGGACGTGGTGGCCGGCAATATCGCTACGGGCGAGGGGGCCAAATTCCTCGTGGATGCCGGTGCGGATGGCGTGAAAGTCGGTATAGGGCCCGGCTCGATCTGTACGACCCGAGTGATCGCTGGTATCGGCGTACCCCAACTGTCGGCCATATACGATGCGGCCAAGGCCATCAAAGGGAGCGGTGCGACGGTTATTGCAGACGGAGGACTGCGTTATTCGGGCGATGTGGTGAAGGCTCTCGCCGCAGGCGGCGATTCGGTGATGGCCGGCTCTCTGTTCGCCGGTGTCGAGGAGTCGCCCGGCGAGACGATCATCTACAACGGACGGAAATTCAAATCCTATCGCGGCATGGGGTCGTTGGAAGCCATGCAGTGTGGATCAAAAGACCGCTATTTCCAGGATATGGAAGCCGACATTAAGAAACTGGTGCCGGAAGGGATTGCTGCGAGGGTTCCCTACAAAGGCACGCTCAAAGAGGTGGTTTATCAGTTGGTCGGAGGACTCCGGGCCGGTATGGGCTACTGCGGGGCTCCCGATATAGCGACTCTGAAGGAGGCCCGGTTCATCCGGATCACCAATTCGGGCATGCAGGAGAGCCATCCTCACGACGTGGCGATCACGCGGGAGGCGCCTAATTACAGCCGGGGAGAGTAA
- the dnaE gene encoding DNA polymerase III subunit alpha: MPQFVHLHVHTQYSILDGASPIKGIIKRAKELGMPALAITDHGNMFGVKEFHDTAEKEGIKPILGCEVYVVKNRFEKDKDEKAGDHLILLAKNLEGYHNLVKIVSYSWTEGFYYKPRIDKTLLHQFHEGLICCSACLGGELPQAIMHDRLDEADAIVKEFKGIFGEDYYLEMQLHKSGEPRIDQHVYQNQLKVNKVLLELAARHQVKYIVSNDVHFVMADDAPAHDRLICLNTGRDLDDPNRMRYTFQEYLKTPEEMAALFPDTPEALETTLEIADKVESYSLEHKPLMPNFPPPDNFVVELEPLKESFVKKLEDEAVLARIASADTIDKLADVARETGLEDKLMVAKQFCYLKWLTYRGAHERYGEELSTEVDERLKYELKTIEWMGFPGYFLIVWDFIRAAREMGVSVGPGRGSAAGSVVAYCLRITNIDPMKYDLLFERFLNPERISLPDVDVDFDEDGRADVLHYVVEKYGSKRVAQIITFGTMAPKMAIRDVARVQRLPLQESDRLAKLVPEKPGTSFKQAFQEVPELAKEKESPNQLIRDTLKYAEKLEGSVRQTGVHACGVIIGQDDLEKFAPMAIAKDADLNVVQYEGKQVESVGLIKMDFLGLKTLSIIKDALENIEIAKGFKLDIDSIPLDDAKTYELYSRGETTGLFQFESPGMKKHLRNLKPNRFEDLIAMNALYRPGPMEYIPNFINRKHGVEKVTYEIPDMEEYLQDTYGITVYQEQVMLLSQKLAGFTGGQADTLRKAMGKKKRDVLDKMKPKFIEGAKAKGHDPKICEKIWGDWEAFASYAFNKSHSTCYAYVSYQTAYLKAHYPSEFMAALLSRNLSDIKKISFFMDECKRMGISVLGPDVNKSLQRFSTDSDGNVRFGLAAVKGVGEGAVMNIVQERKANGPFTSVYDFVERVNLQSVNKKTMENLALAGAFDSLSGFHRSKFFCTDGREGDPTFMEMLMRYGSRVQAEKSNSQQSLFGGDSGSVDIQKPQPPVCPEWNKLETLNKEKEMIGIYLSSHPLDDYSVLIRNFCNTPLSELEELSHLNGKDVVAAGMVTGVQHLMTKNGKPFGRFTLEDYNGSYQFVLFDKDYENFRRYLYNDYYLLIRGKVKPKMWNDKEFELKITSMMQLSEAQETLVREMTLTLPVQEITQDLVDSLSEKVKTSQGNIMFRVKVVDPESDVSLGLYSKTMKVNLTGDLIRYCEENNFRYTLM; this comes from the coding sequence ATGCCGCAATTCGTTCATCTGCATGTACATACACAATACTCCATTCTGGACGGAGCCTCCCCTATCAAAGGCATCATAAAACGGGCCAAAGAGCTCGGCATGCCGGCCCTGGCCATTACCGACCACGGAAACATGTTCGGGGTCAAGGAGTTTCACGATACGGCCGAAAAAGAGGGCATTAAACCGATTCTCGGCTGCGAAGTCTATGTCGTGAAGAACCGTTTCGAAAAGGATAAGGATGAAAAGGCTGGCGACCACCTGATCCTGCTGGCCAAGAACCTCGAGGGCTATCACAATCTGGTGAAGATCGTCTCTTACTCGTGGACGGAAGGTTTCTATTACAAGCCCCGCATCGACAAGACATTGCTCCACCAGTTCCACGAAGGGCTGATCTGCTGCTCGGCCTGCCTGGGAGGCGAACTGCCTCAAGCCATCATGCACGACCGACTGGACGAGGCCGATGCCATCGTGAAGGAGTTCAAAGGTATTTTCGGAGAGGATTATTACCTCGAAATGCAACTGCATAAATCCGGGGAGCCCCGTATCGACCAGCATGTTTACCAGAACCAGCTGAAGGTGAATAAGGTGTTGCTGGAGCTGGCTGCCCGCCACCAGGTGAAATACATCGTTTCGAACGACGTGCATTTCGTCATGGCCGATGATGCCCCGGCCCATGACCGCCTGATCTGCCTCAATACGGGGCGCGATCTGGACGATCCGAACAGGATGCGTTATACGTTCCAGGAGTATCTGAAAACACCCGAGGAGATGGCGGCCTTGTTTCCGGACACGCCAGAGGCACTGGAGACGACGCTCGAGATCGCGGACAAGGTTGAAAGCTATTCGCTGGAACATAAGCCGCTGATGCCCAATTTCCCGCCGCCCGACAATTTCGTGGTGGAACTGGAGCCCCTGAAAGAGTCGTTTGTCAAGAAGTTGGAAGACGAAGCCGTGCTGGCCCGAATCGCATCGGCCGACACCATCGACAAACTCGCTGATGTGGCCCGGGAGACTGGGCTGGAAGACAAATTGATGGTGGCCAAGCAGTTCTGTTATCTGAAATGGCTCACTTACAGGGGTGCGCACGAACGCTACGGAGAGGAATTGAGCACCGAAGTGGACGAACGGCTGAAATACGAGTTGAAAACCATCGAATGGATGGGTTTTCCGGGATACTTCCTGATCGTATGGGATTTCATCCGGGCCGCCCGCGAAATGGGGGTATCGGTCGGTCCCGGCCGTGGTTCCGCCGCGGGATCGGTCGTCGCCTACTGTCTGCGTATCACCAATATCGACCCGATGAAATACGACCTGCTGTTCGAGCGTTTCCTGAACCCGGAGCGTATATCTCTTCCCGATGTCGATGTGGACTTCGACGAGGACGGTCGTGCCGACGTGCTTCACTACGTGGTGGAAAAATACGGAAGCAAACGGGTCGCCCAGATCATCACGTTCGGAACGATGGCCCCCAAGATGGCGATCCGCGACGTGGCCCGCGTACAGCGACTGCCCCTGCAGGAGAGCGACCGGCTGGCCAAACTCGTGCCGGAAAAGCCGGGGACTAGCTTCAAGCAGGCTTTCCAGGAAGTCCCCGAACTTGCCAAAGAGAAAGAGTCGCCCAACCAGTTGATCCGAGATACGCTCAAATATGCGGAGAAACTGGAGGGCTCTGTCCGTCAGACGGGCGTACATGCGTGCGGTGTCATTATCGGGCAGGACGACCTGGAAAAGTTCGCTCCGATGGCCATCGCCAAAGATGCCGACCTGAACGTCGTGCAGTATGAAGGAAAGCAGGTCGAGAGCGTCGGATTGATCAAAATGGACTTCCTGGGCCTTAAAACCCTCTCCATCATCAAGGATGCGCTTGAAAATATCGAGATTGCCAAAGGCTTCAAACTCGACATAGACTCGATCCCGCTGGACGATGCCAAAACCTACGAACTTTACAGCCGGGGGGAAACCACGGGCTTGTTCCAGTTCGAGTCCCCCGGCATGAAAAAGCATCTGCGCAACCTGAAACCCAACCGGTTCGAAGACCTGATCGCCATGAACGCCTTGTACCGTCCGGGCCCCATGGAGTATATTCCGAACTTCATCAACCGGAAACACGGAGTCGAGAAAGTGACCTACGAAATTCCCGATATGGAGGAATATCTGCAGGATACCTACGGCATTACGGTCTATCAGGAACAGGTGATGCTTCTCTCCCAAAAACTGGCCGGTTTCACAGGAGGCCAGGCCGATACGCTGCGCAAGGCTATGGGAAAGAAGAAACGCGACGTACTGGACAAGATGAAACCCAAATTCATCGAAGGAGCCAAAGCCAAGGGACACGATCCGAAGATCTGCGAAAAGATATGGGGCGACTGGGAGGCGTTCGCATCGTACGCTTTCAACAAGTCGCACTCCACGTGCTATGCATACGTATCCTATCAGACGGCTTACCTGAAAGCCCACTACCCTTCCGAGTTCATGGCGGCCCTGCTGAGCCGGAACCTCTCGGACATCAAGAAAATCAGTTTCTTCATGGACGAGTGCAAACGGATGGGGATTTCCGTGTTGGGGCCCGACGTCAACAAGAGCCTGCAACGCTTTTCGACCGACAGCGACGGCAACGTGCGGTTCGGTCTGGCAGCAGTGAAGGGGGTCGGCGAAGGCGCCGTAATGAACATCGTGCAGGAACGCAAGGCGAACGGTCCGTTCACCTCCGTTTACGACTTCGTGGAGCGTGTGAATTTGCAGTCTGTAAATAAGAAAACGATGGAAAACCTTGCGCTGGCCGGAGCTTTCGATTCGCTGTCGGGATTCCACCGCAGCAAATTCTTCTGTACGGACGGCCGGGAGGGAGACCCCACTTTCATGGAGATGCTGATGCGCTACGGCAGCCGCGTGCAGGCAGAAAAAAGCAACTCGCAGCAGAGCCTTTTCGGCGGCGACTCCGGTTCCGTGGATATACAGAAACCCCAGCCTCCGGTATGTCCGGAATGGAACAAACTCGAGACGCTGAACAAAGAGAAGGAGATGATCGGAATCTATCTCTCCTCTCATCCGCTGGACGATTATTCCGTGCTGATCCGCAATTTCTGCAACACGCCCCTTTCGGAGCTGGAGGAGTTGTCGCACCTGAACGGGAAAGACGTGGTGGCCGCAGGCATGGTGACCGGCGTGCAACACCTGATGACCAAGAACGGCAAGCCGTTCGGCCGGTTTACGCTGGAAGACTACAACGGGTCCTACCAGTTCGTGTTATTTGACAAAGATTACGAGAATTTCCGCCGTTACCTCTACAACGACTATTACCTGCTCATCCGGGGAAAGGTGAAGCCCAAAATGTGGAACGACAAGGAATTCGAACTGAAAATCACTTCCATGATGCAACTTTCCGAAGCACAGGAGACCTTGGTACGGGAAATGACCCTCACGCTTCCCGTGCAGGAGATCACTCAGGATTTGGTGGACAGCCTGAGCGAAAAGGTCAAAACTTCGCAGGGAAACATCATGTTCCGTGTCAAGGTGGTCGACCCGGAGTCGGACGTTTCCCTGGGGCTCTATTCCAAAACCATGAAAGTGAATCTGACAGGCGATCTGATCCGGTACTGCGAGGAGAACAATTTCCGTTACACACTGATGTAA